The window TTTCTAGTTCGGCGCAAACGAATGATATCAATCAAGTCTTAATAACGTTTCTGAAGATGAAGGTTTTGTAAGGAAAACAATCGaggttataaaaataatgaatggGCTTTAGGCCCAATTAAAGTAATGTAATAGCGAAATCCGGAGAAAGAGCgacggagagagagagtggaGGGGACGAGACGACGAtgagcagcagaagaagaagaagcggagACGATGACAAGGGATTGCTCTGGAAACTTCCTCAAGTTAGAATCAAAGACGTCGGAAATGTTGGTCCAGCCTTTGGACTCGGTTTCGGTTGCGGAGTCGGTTTCGGCGCCGGTCTTATCGGAGgtaaaaatttctaatttcgATCGCCCAGAGTTAGTTCGAAGCTGTTTTTATAGATAAACTGAGTTTGAGAGATTGATTTGATGGAGGCAGGTGTGGGATTCGGACCAGGAGTGCCTGGATTACAGTTTGGTTTAGGATTTGGAGCTGGTTGTGGAATTGGTGTAGGTTTTGGCTATGGTGTTGGAAGAGGAGCTGCTTATGATCACTCTCGTTCTTATTATAACGTTGGGAAGCCATCTTTGtgagttaaaaaaaaccaagtctttttatttttttggtttctgcaATTTCAGTTCTAGTGGTTTAAAGAGTAAGGAAGATGATTTGGGACTTGTTGATTTGTTGACAGGAATGAAGTTGATTCTCTTATTGATGAACTTGTTGTTAGTACCAAGAAGCTTGTGAAAGCTACAACGAAGGAAATCGACAAGTGGATAAAATGATGAACATTAGCGATAATTTAGCTTGTTTGCTTGCAAGCTGCCAAGTAAATGTTAGTGTTGTTGCTATGTTTCTTTAGATTAAGAATATAGAGACTCGGGGGGCTAGTGGATCTCGTTTCGTATTGTACAATTGGTTATGGTATAAAGAACGTAATTTTACATGGCAGATTTATAATTCTGGTAATGTGTATATTGTGAGTTCTGCTTTCTCTTTAAGTTGTTGTTTAGGGTGAAGCTTGAATCATCACAAACGCCAATGTGAAATGTGAGTTCGAGATTTTGGTATAAGCCAATTTAAAAAGGTAGAACCTGCTTAGTGTGGCACAGtgatctcatctcatctctaGGGCCAATGGCATGAATTTGTTATGATTCGCTTCCACCGGGTGTGAACGCTGTGCTAACTAAGTCAGTAGATCACTTGAGTTTCGATCCAAATGCTTTACTTGTGGTCGACTTTGCGGGAAGTTCTTTCTAAAAGGCTTTTGTTCATTTTCGGGACCTGTCTGATGCTTCGATGAAGTCCAGATGTCCCATGCTCCGATTCTTTATTTTGATGTAAAGAGGTAGTCCCAACTATTGATCCCATCAGAAAATGGAACCGTTGAGTTTGGGCATCCACAGGACCACAATGATTCTAAATGAGAATTTACTGAAAATCCCAAGTATAGACTGTGGATGGCTTGTGGATGACATTTAACTGTTAAGATTTCATGTGTTTGAGATTCTTGTAACACAGTTGGTAGCATTGGTGAAAGCTAAGCcacacaaaagagaagaaacagtgGGATATGGATAAAAGAGATTATCCAACAAAAACCCATCTTAAAGCCACATCAGCATCCACAAACCAATCAGAGCACAGaatcatatttcatattttcaattCAGACCAATCAAAATCCTAAACGAATCCTACCCCTTCACCTTATAGCACCAGTTTCGTCTCTTCCTTCTTTCACTTAGCTCCTCCCTAGTGTTAAACCAGAGTAAAGCTTGAAACTTtggaccacaaaaaaaaaagaaaagatggcGTCTTTGGGTGTGTCGGAAATGCTTGGTACTCCCCTTAACTTCAGGGCAGTTTCAAGATCGTCTGCTCCGTTGGCTTCAAGCCCGGCCACGTTCAAGACAGTTGCTCTCTTCTCTAAGAAAAAGCCAGCTCCTCCTCCTAAGTCCAAGGCCATCTCTGAGACTAGCGACGAGCTCGCCAAGTGGTATGGTATGTGATGTGTCCTCTTCTACACCCCTTtcaaaaaaaactctgtttctctATGAAA is drawn from Camelina sativa cultivar DH55 chromosome 8, Cs, whole genome shotgun sequence and contains these coding sequences:
- the LOC104707323 gene encoding keratin-associated protein 6-2-like — its product is MSSRRRRSGDDDKGLLWKLPQVRIKDVGNVGPAFGLGFGCGVGFGAGLIGGVGFGPGVPGLQFGLGFGAGCGIGVGFGYGVGRGAAYDHSRSYYNVGKPSLNEVDSLIDELVVSTKKLVKATTKEIDKWIK